One genomic window of Luteitalea pratensis includes the following:
- a CDS encoding DUF6335 family protein yields the protein MATDEKRDANANGIDDEIEPPVADVTAGSRQLVDRLEQHHGTDPTLSGGDVDARWEDAESGGDETVGGSTATPGQNDVESMGKALGVTYADNETLDPGGKEAERDAHRWELDPASSEDYAERTTPEE from the coding sequence ATGGCGACTGACGAGAAGCGCGACGCGAACGCGAACGGTATCGACGACGAGATAGAGCCACCTGTTGCCGACGTGACAGCCGGCAGCCGACAGCTTGTCGATCGGCTCGAGCAGCATCACGGGACCGACCCGACGCTGTCGGGCGGCGACGTCGATGCTCGCTGGGAGGATGCCGAATCCGGCGGCGACGAGACGGTCGGCGGAAGCACGGCCACGCCTGGACAGAACGACGTCGAGTCGATGGGCAAGGCGTTGGGCGTCACGTACGCCGACAACGAGACTCTCGACCCGGGGGGAAAGGAGGCCGAGCGCGACGCCCACCGATGGGAACTCGATCCGGCCTCATCCGAGGACTACGCCGAGCGGACGACGCCCGAAGAGTAG
- a CDS encoding type II toxin-antitoxin system RelE/ParE family toxin: MKRLVIAEIARADLTSIRRYSTRTWGPGADRQVHECLQDCLKALTRGTEFTRSRDDLWPRIRMATSGRHSIFFETDDAQVLVVRVLHQSMDYRRHLGATGEAADETN, encoded by the coding sequence GTGAAGCGCCTGGTCATCGCCGAGATCGCTCGGGCGGACCTCACCTCCATTCGCCGATACTCCACGCGAACGTGGGGGCCGGGAGCAGACCGCCAAGTGCATGAGTGCCTTCAGGACTGCCTGAAGGCATTGACGCGGGGCACCGAGTTTACACGCTCTCGCGACGACTTGTGGCCCCGCATTCGGATGGCGACAAGTGGCCGCCACAGCATCTTCTTCGAGACCGACGACGCCCAAGTCCTAGTCGTCCGCGTCCTTCATCAGAGCATGGACTATCGGCGCCATCTGGGCGCTACTGGCGAGGCAGCGGATGAGACGAACTGA
- a CDS encoding sulfatase-like hydrolase/transferase, giving the protein MLKQQLWATAVCAATVLMAVASPGGATKPNIIVILADDLGPGDVGVYGGTLVPTPRLDALAAEGTRFTQYYSASPICSPSRAALITGQHPARWRITSFLQTRQGNAGAEMADSLDPRAPSLPRALKAAGYATAHIGKWHLGGGRDVTAPPKFAAYGYDEGVGTYESPEPHPDITSTNWIWADQDAVKRWERSAFFVDRTLDFLDRHQGTPAFVNLWLDDPHTPWVPDASSDRKETPANLKPVLAEMDRQIGRLLDGLKARGLENDTLVIFASDNGALPTFDGQRSAPYRGHKLALYEGGIRMPFIVRWPGHVPAGRVDSRSVLIAQDLFPTLSAVAGAALPRDARLDGRNVLQAWRGRPLPSHGPLFWEYGRNDEFFKFGPDRSPSLAVRRGDWKLLINPDGSRAELYDLATDPKESSNRAADKPDVVTALTDLVMAWRASWPGGR; this is encoded by the coding sequence ATGCTGAAGCAGCAATTGTGGGCGACGGCGGTCTGCGCCGCGACCGTGCTCATGGCGGTCGCGAGTCCTGGCGGTGCGACCAAACCGAACATCATCGTCATCCTCGCCGACGACCTCGGGCCTGGCGATGTCGGGGTGTACGGCGGCACTCTCGTGCCGACGCCTCGGCTCGACGCGTTGGCAGCCGAAGGGACGCGGTTCACGCAGTACTATTCGGCGTCGCCGATCTGCTCACCGTCGCGCGCCGCTCTGATTACCGGACAGCACCCGGCGCGCTGGCGCATCACCAGCTTCCTGCAGACGAGGCAGGGGAACGCCGGCGCCGAGATGGCCGACTCCCTCGACCCCCGCGCGCCGTCGCTGCCGCGAGCCTTGAAGGCGGCGGGGTACGCCACGGCGCATATCGGCAAGTGGCACCTCGGCGGCGGCCGCGACGTGACCGCACCGCCGAAGTTCGCCGCCTACGGGTACGACGAAGGCGTCGGGACCTACGAGAGCCCTGAGCCGCATCCCGACATCACCTCCACCAACTGGATCTGGGCCGACCAGGATGCCGTCAAGCGGTGGGAGCGGTCGGCCTTCTTCGTCGATCGCACGCTCGACTTCCTGGACCGGCACCAGGGCACGCCCGCCTTTGTCAACCTGTGGCTCGACGATCCACACACCCCGTGGGTGCCCGACGCGTCGTCCGATCGGAAGGAGACGCCCGCCAACCTGAAGCCGGTGCTGGCCGAGATGGACCGGCAGATCGGCCGCCTGCTCGACGGTCTGAAGGCGCGCGGGCTGGAGAACGACACGCTCGTCATCTTCGCCAGTGACAACGGCGCCCTGCCGACGTTCGACGGGCAGCGGTCGGCACCCTATCGCGGGCACAAGCTGGCCTTGTACGAAGGCGGCATTCGCATGCCGTTCATCGTCCGCTGGCCCGGCCACGTGCCGGCCGGACGGGTCGACTCGCGGTCGGTGCTCATCGCCCAGGATCTGTTCCCCACGTTGAGTGCCGTCGCCGGTGCGGCGCTGCCGCGTGACGCGCGGCTCGACGGCCGCAACGTCCTGCAGGCCTGGCGCGGTCGCCCGCTGCCGTCGCATGGTCCGCTTTTCTGGGAGTACGGGCGCAACGACGAGTTCTTCAAGTTCGGGCCCGATCGCAGCCCGAGCCTGGCGGTGCGGCGCGGCGACTGGAAGCTGCTGATCAATCCGGATGGGTCGCGCGCCGAGCTCTACGATCTGGCCACCGACCCGAAGGAGTCGAGCAACCGTGCCGCGGACAAGCCGGACGTCGTGACGGCGCTGACAGACCTGGTGATGGCATGGCGGGCGAGTTGGCCGGGGGGCAGATGA
- a CDS encoding cupin domain-containing protein, with product MTTHMGTARRRMCVLLGMIVCATCLTTFAQEPPVPGMCNVPVSQRAGDIGCYLTATETLGALPEDARFWHVYNYPTRSAAEAAKGPRGTVVEAFGKVWLYTIAASTWKPTDGQRAAVVGPLPIAKGTNYTARYMEAVFPANMATSVHVHSGAEAWYVVSGAQCLETPDGFTVLRAGQSGLVPAGPPMRLSSVGTDTRRSVFLVLHDTAQPWMTDTGDWKPKGLCPQ from the coding sequence ATGACGACTCATATGGGCACCGCGCGGCGTCGAATGTGCGTTCTGCTTGGCATGATCGTATGTGCGACATGCCTCACGACGTTCGCGCAGGAGCCGCCAGTCCCCGGCATGTGCAATGTGCCGGTGAGCCAACGAGCGGGAGACATCGGTTGCTATCTGACGGCTACCGAGACGTTGGGGGCACTGCCTGAGGATGCTCGTTTCTGGCATGTCTACAACTATCCGACGCGCTCCGCTGCGGAAGCAGCCAAGGGGCCACGAGGGACTGTCGTCGAGGCCTTCGGAAAGGTCTGGCTTTACACCATCGCCGCTTCTACCTGGAAACCCACCGATGGCCAGCGCGCTGCCGTCGTCGGTCCATTGCCAATCGCCAAGGGCACGAACTACACGGCGCGCTACATGGAGGCAGTGTTTCCGGCGAACATGGCCACATCGGTGCATGTGCACTCAGGGGCTGAGGCGTGGTACGTCGTGAGCGGTGCGCAATGTCTGGAGACGCCAGACGGCTTCACGGTCTTACGGGCGGGTCAGAGCGGTCTCGTGCCTGCGGGGCCACCAATGCGCCTGTCCAGCGTCGGTACGGACACGCGTCGTTCGGTGTTTCTCGTACTTCATGACACGGCCCAGCCTTGGATGACCGATACCGGCGACTGGAAGCCGAAAGGTCTGTGCCCACAGTAG
- a CDS encoding DUF1579 family protein, whose protein sequence is MRRLAVIAAVMSLCSAVVGAQKQEMPKPGPEHQRLGAFVGNWTFDGQMKPGPMGPGGKVTGEDRIEWTPGNFFIQRSFEGKSPMGEVKGIEIYAYDAAKKVYTFNSFDSIGMMGSGTMAVEGNTWTATGTSTMGATVWRDRCKLEFGTGGSTLMVKCEMSTDGKEWAPTFEGTATKK, encoded by the coding sequence ATGAGGCGTCTTGCAGTGATCGCGGCTGTCATGTCGCTGTGTAGTGCTGTCGTGGGCGCGCAGAAGCAGGAGATGCCCAAGCCTGGCCCTGAGCATCAGCGACTGGGCGCGTTTGTCGGCAACTGGACGTTCGACGGGCAGATGAAGCCAGGGCCGATGGGGCCTGGTGGGAAGGTTACCGGCGAGGATCGTATCGAATGGACGCCGGGCAACTTTTTCATCCAGCGGAGCTTTGAGGGAAAGTCGCCCATGGGCGAGGTGAAGGGCATCGAAATCTATGCGTACGATGCCGCGAAGAAGGTCTACACGTTCAACTCGTTCGACAGCATCGGGATGATGGGCTCGGGGACGATGGCCGTCGAGGGCAACACCTGGACCGCGACGGGGACGTCGACGATGGGCGCGACGGTCTGGCGCGATCGATGCAAGTTGGAGTTCGGGACCGGGGGCTCGACGTTGATGGTCAAGTGCGAGATGTCGACCGACGGTAAGGAGTGGGCCCCGACGTTCGAAGGAACGGCGACGAAGAAGTAG
- a CDS encoding PEP-CTERM sorting domain-containing protein, producing MRTSLRPAFVLASMLAGLAPAADASIIFEARPGFVQPDENLLFHGDGVFPGPGSTVQGATNQTDTIFNLVGMESLVTPSNGQARVEDESETGFTYLLIDALDPNVFYGELEANLNAEANGIANIRVIDDSGAVFTFAFNVNGAGQNFFGLSAIDGQLIDTVQITTAGVELHDVRQIRLGGITDGDGPPDEDVPEPTSLLLLGCALGVTGFIARRRR from the coding sequence ATGAGAACATCTCTACGGCCAGCATTCGTGCTGGCCAGTATGCTCGCCGGTCTCGCGCCTGCGGCTGACGCTTCGATCATCTTCGAGGCGAGACCGGGCTTTGTGCAGCCTGACGAGAACCTGCTATTCCACGGCGATGGCGTGTTCCCTGGCCCAGGGTCGACGGTGCAGGGCGCGACCAACCAGACCGACACCATCTTTAACCTCGTCGGCATGGAGAGCCTCGTGACGCCGTCCAATGGGCAGGCGCGCGTCGAAGATGAGAGCGAGACAGGGTTCACCTACCTGCTCATCGACGCGCTCGACCCCAACGTCTTCTATGGGGAGTTAGAGGCCAATCTGAATGCCGAGGCCAACGGCATCGCCAACATCCGCGTCATCGATGACAGCGGCGCGGTGTTCACCTTCGCCTTCAACGTCAACGGGGCAGGCCAGAACTTCTTCGGCCTCAGCGCTATCGACGGGCAGTTAATCGATACGGTCCAAATCACCACGGCCGGCGTCGAGCTACATGACGTCCGGCAGATTCGTCTCGGCGGGATCACCGATGGCGACGGCCCACCGGACGAGGACGTGCCGGAACCGACGTCCCTGTTGCTCCTTGGGTGCGCTCTCGGCGTGACAGGATTCATCGCCCGACGTCGCAGATAG
- a CDS encoding DUF4926 domain-containing protein: MPFDMYDDVILTRDVPEHGVRAGDVGTVVERHIVPGVSEEGFSVEFFDMTGNTVAVVTWPASGLRQPTPADRPAVRALST; encoded by the coding sequence ATGCCCTTCGACATGTACGACGACGTGATTCTGACCCGCGACGTTCCCGAGCACGGCGTACGCGCCGGCGACGTCGGTACGGTCGTCGAGCGCCACATTGTCCCAGGCGTCAGCGAAGAGGGCTTCTCCGTCGAGTTCTTCGACATGACGGGCAATACCGTCGCCGTCGTGACCTGGCCGGCAAGCGGGCTTCGCCAGCCGACTCCGGCCGATCGACCGGCTGTCCGGGCGCTCTCCACCTGA
- a CDS encoding ribbon-helix-helix domain-containing protein: protein MEVAIPKSLEALVRRKVEEGHYATEVEVVADALRLMQVRDEVGAVKRERLRDALARGYEDIAAGRVVDLETDDQIDAFFASL from the coding sequence ATGGAAGTCGCCATTCCCAAGAGCCTCGAAGCTCTCGTTCGCCGCAAGGTCGAGGAAGGCCACTACGCCACGGAGGTGGAGGTCGTGGCTGACGCGCTCCGCCTCATGCAGGTTCGCGACGAGGTCGGCGCGGTCAAGCGAGAGAGACTCCGGGATGCACTTGCACGAGGCTACGAAGACATCGCAGCCGGGCGGGTGGTAGACCTCGAAACCGACGACCAGATCGACGCATTCTTCGCGAGCCTGTGA
- a CDS encoding HigA family addiction module antitoxin — translation MSYLGYMVMNRGTSAPVSICQTEQNRTILPLGVAIGLQQSVVADELGISRNRLNELILGKGSVTADTAIRLDRRFKMPARFWLHLQADYDLQTALNEAKAVQRRMKRLS, via the coding sequence ATGTCCTACCTCGGGTACATGGTAATGAATCGGGGCACGTCGGCTCCAGTGTCGATCTGCCAGACCGAACAGAACCGCACGATCCTGCCGCTGGGCGTCGCGATCGGCCTGCAGCAGAGCGTCGTCGCCGACGAGTTGGGCATCAGCAGGAACCGGCTCAACGAACTGATCCTGGGCAAGGGGTCGGTCACCGCTGACACCGCCATTCGTCTCGATCGGCGATTCAAGATGCCCGCTCGCTTCTGGCTGCATCTGCAAGCGGACTACGATCTGCAGACGGCGCTGAACGAGGCCAAGGCGGTGCAGCGGCGGATGAAGCGGCTCTCCTGA
- a CDS encoding CPBP family intramembrane glutamic endopeptidase, with protein sequence MLVSFRFLTRWFGEHPIAGFLLLTFGISYLIGFPALITYTAWAPPQPRVLRTYASRVLVVYGPGLAAILLSLLAQGRPGATDLVRRLVPRRRDLPWAVWIVLAGAVSSGLALARAGVSFGELVGAIRSAGLLLLTHCVLQILIVSIGEELGWRGWLLPRLLERFTRLRATLLTAAAWGLWHGPLLLSPPRTTALFLFAVLGLSFLFTWTWVHTGQRLFLVVLAHATVNAPMFFWEDVAALGSHTGATRSAWYALEVMYALAGCGLVLVTRMWWVQRPTHHLTPSLHGQPDLHG encoded by the coding sequence ATGCTCGTATCCTTCCGATTCTTGACCCGCTGGTTTGGCGAACACCCGATCGCGGGCTTCCTTCTGCTCACCTTCGGGATCTCGTACCTGATCGGCTTCCCGGCGCTCATCACCTATACCGCCTGGGCGCCGCCGCAGCCGCGCGTGCTGCGGACGTACGCCTCACGCGTCCTCGTGGTGTATGGCCCTGGCTTAGCCGCGATCCTTCTTTCCCTTCTCGCTCAGGGCCGTCCGGGGGCGACGGATCTTGTGCGCCGTCTCGTTCCTCGCCGCCGCGATTTGCCGTGGGCCGTGTGGATCGTCTTGGCGGGAGCCGTCAGCTCCGGTCTCGCGCTGGCGCGCGCGGGAGTTTCCTTCGGTGAACTCGTGGGCGCGATCCGTTCCGCCGGGCTCCTGCTTCTCACCCACTGCGTCCTGCAGATCCTGATCGTCTCGATCGGCGAAGAACTCGGTTGGCGGGGCTGGCTTCTGCCCCGGCTATTGGAACGATTCACTCGGCTTCGGGCCACCCTCCTGACGGCCGCTGCGTGGGGGCTGTGGCATGGACCCCTTCTCCTGTCGCCCCCCAGGACCACCGCGCTCTTCCTGTTCGCGGTTCTTGGGTTGTCGTTTCTATTCACCTGGACTTGGGTCCATACCGGTCAACGCCTCTTTCTTGTGGTGCTCGCTCACGCGACAGTGAACGCGCCGATGTTCTTCTGGGAAGACGTCGCTGCGCTCGGCTCGCATACGGGCGCCACGCGCTCGGCCTGGTATGCGCTCGAGGTCATGTATGCCTTGGCGGGGTGTGGTCTCGTGCTGGTGACTCGGATGTGGTGGGTGCAGCGCCCGACCCATCACCTCACGCCATCACTCCACGGGCAGCCTGACCTCCACGGGTGA
- a CDS encoding sulfatase, with translation MRSSRLVFVAAWILSLALAVSAAAQTRPPDIVVFISDDHGVLDSTVYGSRDVKTPSMDRLAKAGLTFDRAFVASPSCAPSRAALLTGLMPARNGAEANHSKPRPDLQTLPAYLQALGYEVVAFGKVAHYKYAADYGFDYFAHDTFHDDVAIARGIAWLRQRKPGKPLCILFGTNWPHVPWPEADGGDVVTSLRLPKSHVDTRQTREMRAKYYAAVSRMDTELGEVYDAARAVLGPDTFFLFSADHGAQWPFAKWTLYDAGIRTPMIAVWPGKVAAAARSDAMVSWVDLLPTLIEVGGGQAPPRLDGRSFAGVLLGRTTTHRDRIFTTHTSDPPMNVYPMRSVRTTDWKYIRNLQPSRTFTTHIDRGKPVDGAGYFASWRDKAATDPAAAAVVARYHQRPAEELYDLRADPEELQNLASDPRHAGQLRTLRAELDAWMTANGDQGRVPGEP, from the coding sequence GTGAGATCGAGCAGGCTCGTGTTCGTCGCGGCGTGGATACTGAGCCTCGCGCTCGCCGTGTCGGCGGCGGCCCAGACGCGCCCCCCCGACATCGTCGTCTTCATCTCCGACGATCACGGCGTCCTCGACTCGACCGTGTACGGTTCGAGAGACGTCAAGACGCCGTCGATGGATCGCCTGGCGAAGGCAGGCCTCACGTTCGATCGAGCCTTCGTGGCGTCACCGAGTTGCGCGCCCAGCCGCGCCGCCCTGCTGACTGGCCTCATGCCGGCGCGCAACGGCGCCGAGGCGAATCACTCGAAGCCGCGGCCGGATCTCCAGACGCTGCCGGCGTACCTCCAGGCGCTTGGCTACGAGGTGGTCGCCTTCGGCAAGGTTGCTCATTACAAGTACGCCGCCGATTACGGATTCGATTACTTCGCGCACGACACGTTCCATGACGACGTCGCCATTGCCAGGGGCATCGCCTGGCTGCGCCAGCGCAAGCCGGGCAAGCCGCTGTGCATCCTGTTCGGCACCAACTGGCCGCACGTGCCATGGCCCGAAGCCGATGGCGGCGATGTCGTGACGTCGCTCCGGTTGCCCAAGTCGCACGTCGACACGCGGCAGACGCGCGAGATGCGTGCGAAGTATTACGCCGCGGTCAGCCGCATGGACACCGAACTGGGCGAGGTCTACGACGCCGCGCGAGCGGTTCTCGGACCGGACACGTTCTTTCTGTTTTCGGCCGACCACGGCGCGCAGTGGCCGTTCGCCAAGTGGACGCTGTACGACGCCGGCATCCGCACGCCGATGATCGCCGTATGGCCGGGCAAGGTCGCCGCCGCGGCGCGTTCGGACGCGATGGTGAGTTGGGTCGACCTGTTGCCGACCCTGATCGAGGTCGGCGGGGGACAGGCGCCACCGCGTCTCGATGGCCGTTCGTTCGCGGGCGTGCTGCTCGGGAGGACCACCACGCATCGCGATCGCATCTTCACGACGCACACCAGCGACCCGCCGATGAACGTGTACCCGATGCGGAGTGTCCGGACCACTGACTGGAAGTACATCCGCAACCTGCAACCGAGTCGAACCTTCACGACGCACATCGATCGCGGCAAGCCGGTGGACGGCGCGGGCTACTTCGCGAGCTGGCGCGACAAGGCGGCGACCGACCCGGCCGCCGCCGCAGTTGTCGCGCGGTATCACCAGCGTCCGGCCGAGGAACTGTACGACCTGCGGGCCGATCCCGAGGAACTGCAGAACCTCGCCAGCGACCCGCGTCATGCCGGGCAGCTGCGGACGCTGCGCGCCGAACTGGATGCCTGGATGACGGCCAACGGCGACCAGGGCCGCGTCCCGGGCGAACCCTGA